A genomic region of ANME-2 cluster archaeon contains the following coding sequences:
- a CDS encoding carbon-phosphorus lyase complex subunit PhnI, with translation MGYVLVKGGGEAIKNAEALVGSMRSDGSDAVTTAQVKGRMRLAVDQVMGEGGLYAPDIAALAIRQADGDLIEASFLVRAYRSTLPRTGYSENLDTRDMFVLRRISSAFKDIPGGQVLGPTIDYTQRLIDFEENEGNGGEDVYKNADGEADGGADVEGPESAAEGTGIPKFSKVADLLRGEGVLEDASAGIEDEPFDITRESLRFPAPRSARLQALARGETGAMLAFAYSSLRGYGS, from the coding sequence TAAAGAATGCTGAAGCGCTGGTCGGCTCGATGAGATCAGACGGTTCGGATGCTGTTACAACTGCACAGGTAAAAGGCAGGATGCGGCTTGCAGTTGATCAGGTGATGGGCGAAGGCGGGCTGTATGCGCCGGATATTGCAGCGCTTGCAATCAGGCAGGCAGACGGCGATCTTATCGAAGCTTCGTTCTTAGTCCGTGCCTATCGATCAACGTTGCCGAGAACAGGATATTCGGAAAACTTGGATACCAGGGATATGTTCGTACTGCGCAGGATCTCATCCGCATTCAAGGACATCCCTGGCGGTCAGGTACTTGGTCCCACAATCGATTATACCCAGCGACTCATTGATTTTGAGGAAAATGAAGGGAATGGGGGTGAAGATGTCTACAAAAATGCGGACGGGGAAGCGGATGGAGGTGCAGACGTGGAAGGTCCGGAATCAGCGGCAGAGGGTACTGGTATCCCAAAATTCAGTAAAGTGGCAGATCTCTTACGGGGAGAAGGGGTACTTGAGGATGCGTCTGCCGGGATTGAGGATGAGCCTTTTGATATAACAAGGGAGTCCCTGCGGTTCCCTGCCCCCAGGTCTGCGCGCCTGCAGGCACTTGCACGGGGTGAGACCGGCGCAATGCTTGCATTTGCATACAGTTCGCTTCGCGGCTATGGCTCGG